In a genomic window of Pseudomonas oryzihabitans:
- the htpX gene encoding protease HtpX, protein MMRILLFLATNLAVLTVASITLKVLGVDRYTGQNYGSLLVFCAVFGFAGSLVSLFISKWMAKMSTRTEVISQPRTRHEQWLLQTVEELSREAGIKTPEVGIFPAYEANAFATGWNRNDALVAVSQGLLERFSPDEVRAVLAHEIGHVANGDMVTLALIQGVVNTFVMFFARIFGNFVDKAIFKNEEGHGIAYFVTTIVAELVLGILASIIVMWFSRKREFRADEAGARLAGPNAMIGALQRLRAEQGIPVQMPDTLNAFGINGSLKNGLAGLLMSHPPLEERIEALRHYGQR, encoded by the coding sequence ATGATGCGCATTCTGTTGTTTCTGGCTACCAACCTGGCGGTGCTGACCGTTGCCAGCATCACCTTGAAGGTGCTCGGCGTGGATCGCTACACCGGTCAGAACTATGGCAGTCTGCTGGTGTTCTGTGCCGTGTTCGGCTTCGCCGGTTCGCTGGTCTCGCTGTTCATCTCCAAGTGGATGGCGAAGATGAGCACCCGGACCGAAGTCATCAGCCAGCCGCGTACCCGCCATGAGCAGTGGCTGCTACAGACCGTCGAGGAGCTGTCGCGCGAAGCCGGCATCAAGACGCCGGAAGTCGGTATCTTCCCGGCCTACGAGGCCAACGCCTTCGCCACCGGCTGGAATCGCAACGATGCCCTCGTCGCGGTGAGCCAGGGTCTGCTGGAGCGCTTCTCGCCTGACGAAGTACGGGCAGTGCTGGCTCACGAGATCGGTCACGTCGCCAACGGCGACATGGTGACCCTGGCACTGATCCAAGGCGTGGTGAACACCTTCGTGATGTTCTTCGCGCGGATCTTCGGCAACTTCGTCGACAAGGCCATCTTCAAGAATGAAGAAGGCCATGGCATCGCCTACTTCGTGACCACCATCGTCGCCGAACTGGTGCTGGGTATCCTGGCCAGCATCATCGTCATGTGGTTCTCGCGTAAGCGTGAATTCCGTGCGGACGAAGCCGGTGCCCGCCTGGCCGGTCCGAACGCCATGATTGGCGCCCTGCAGCGCCTGCGCGCCGAGCAAGGCATTCCGGTGCAGATGCCCGATACATTGAACGCCTTCGGTATCAATGGCTCGCTGAAGAACGGCCTGGCCGGCCTGCTGATGAGCCACCCGCCGCTGGAAGAGCGTATCGAGGCCTTGCGCCATTACGGCCAGCGCTAA